A genome region from Psychrilyobacter piezotolerans includes the following:
- the pyrE gene encoding orotate phosphoribosyltransferase encodes MNNAKRVARALLKVEAVRLNVAQPFTFVSGIKSPIYCDNRKVIGFPKERTDIVNAFVEALKDKDFDILAGTATAGIPWAAFIAEKMNKPMAYIRSKPKAHGAGKQIEGADVEGKKIIVIEDLISTGGSCISALEAARREGAKDVEVMAIFSYEFKKAYDRFEEANCKWETLSGFPDLIELAVEENYLSPEDAEEASQWNKSPNTWKK; translated from the coding sequence ATGAATAACGCCAAAAGAGTAGCTAGAGCACTATTGAAAGTAGAAGCAGTAAGATTAAATGTAGCACAACCATTTACCTTTGTATCAGGGATAAAATCTCCGATATATTGTGACAATAGAAAAGTTATTGGTTTTCCAAAGGAAAGAACAGATATAGTAAATGCTTTTGTAGAAGCATTAAAAGATAAAGATTTTGATATCTTAGCAGGAACTGCAACAGCGGGAATTCCATGGGCAGCATTTATCGCGGAAAAGATGAATAAACCAATGGCTTATATCAGATCTAAACCAAAAGCACATGGAGCAGGGAAACAGATAGAGGGAGCAGATGTAGAGGGGAAAAAAATAATCGTAATTGAAGATCTTATCTCCACTGGCGGAAGCTGTATATCAGCACTTGAGGCTGCAAGGAGAGAAGGAGCTAAAGATGTAGAAGTTATGGCAATATTCTCATATGAATTTAAAAAGGCATATGATAGATTTGAAGAAGCTAACTGTAAATGGGAAACACTCTCTGGATTTCCTGATTTGATAGAATTAGCAGTTGAAGAAAATTATCTATCACCTGAAGATGCAGAAGAAGCCAGCCAATGGAATAAATCCCCAAATACCTGGAAAAAATAA
- a CDS encoding dihydroorotase translates to MLIKNARISTIDNEYEIKDIYIKDGKIAEITSDIDTLDIIKGTFLSSDEIIKKLEIIDLKGEKYLIPGIIDAHVHMRDPGLTHKEDLYTGSRACAKGGITTFIDMPNTVPTTTNPRALQEKKDLASVKSLVNYGFHFGGTSTDNSDIIPGEGIASTKVFMNISTGKMLVEKDEVLKNIFLKSKMVSVHAEGEMVEKAITYNEKYGKKLYLCHISNKKELDIIRKSRLKAEKKIYTEVTPHHLFLNENDIKGKNEMLLRMKPELKTTHDVEALWEAVNDGTIDTIGTDHAPHLLSEKLEKVTFGIPGVENSLPLMLDAVSKGKITLSKLIQLMSKNPSKIFGIKDRGEIKEGYYGDLVVVDLNKKFILENKTTLSKCGWTPFDGYTGYGKIETTIVNGKIVYNKNQIIENTGSEIEYE, encoded by the coding sequence TTGTTAATAAAAAACGCTAGAATAAGTACTATAGACAATGAATACGAGATAAAAGATATCTATATAAAAGATGGAAAGATAGCTGAAATAACTTCTGATATCGATACTTTGGATATAATTAAAGGGACATTTTTATCCTCAGATGAAATTATAAAAAAATTAGAAATTATAGATTTAAAAGGAGAGAAATATCTCATCCCGGGAATCATAGATGCCCATGTGCATATGAGAGATCCAGGGCTGACTCATAAAGAAGACCTGTATACAGGATCTAGAGCGTGTGCCAAAGGCGGGATTACTACTTTTATAGATATGCCGAATACAGTACCCACCACTACAAATCCCCGTGCACTCCAAGAAAAAAAAGACCTGGCTTCCGTTAAATCACTGGTAAACTATGGATTTCATTTTGGCGGTACAAGTACAGACAACAGTGATATTATTCCCGGTGAAGGGATAGCTTCTACCAAGGTATTTATGAATATATCCACAGGAAAGATGTTGGTAGAAAAAGATGAGGTTTTAAAAAATATATTTCTAAAATCAAAGATGGTTTCAGTCCACGCTGAAGGTGAGATGGTAGAAAAAGCTATCACCTATAATGAAAAATATGGAAAAAAACTTTACCTGTGTCATATTTCCAATAAAAAAGAGTTGGATATTATCAGAAAAAGCAGGTTGAAAGCGGAAAAAAAAATCTATACCGAAGTAACCCCCCACCATCTTTTTCTTAACGAAAATGATATAAAGGGAAAAAACGAAATGTTACTGCGAATGAAACCGGAATTAAAAACAACCCATGATGTAGAAGCTCTATGGGAAGCTGTAAATGACGGTACTATCGATACCATCGGTACTGACCATGCACCTCATCTGCTTTCAGAGAAACTGGAAAAGGTAACATTTGGAATTCCGGGAGTTGAAAACTCATTACCATTGATGTTAGATGCTGTATCTAAAGGTAAAATTACTTTATCTAAACTGATACAGCTCATGTCTAAAAATCCCAGTAAAATATTTGGTATAAAAGACAGGGGAGAGATCAAAGAGGGTTACTATGGAGATCTTGTAGTAGTGGATCTAAATAAAAAGTTTATCTTAGAGAATAAAACTACCCTGTCAAAATGCGGATGGACTCCATTTGATGGATATACAGGCTACGGTAAGATTGAGACTACGATAGTTAATGGAAAAATAGTATATAATAAAAACCAAATAATTGAGAATACAGGGAGTGAGATTGAATATGAATAA
- a CDS encoding adenosylcobalamin-dependent ribonucleoside-diphosphate reductase, whose amino-acid sequence MNEIKWLGEENILGQDIWRKKYKYNDETFKEWLDRISNDDPLLKEAIVNKEFIFAGRILANRGLHKLGRKITYSNCYVLTPPEDNLESIFETAKKLARTFSYGGGCGIDISNLRPRGTTVNNSAMETTGSVSFMDLYNLTTEIIGQNGRRGALMLSLSIDHPDICDFIKIKGDLSKVQKANISVRMTDEFMEKVKKDELFTLKFEVLDTDQVVEKEVRAKELFKELARQNWNYAEPGMLFWDRISNWNLLSEDENFEFAGTNPCAEEPLPAGGSCLLGSLILPSFLNERKDEFDFERLKKAVRIGVRALNNVLDEGLPLHPLEEQRESVADWRQIGLGILGVGDLLIHLDLRYGSPESIEFCDTLGKIIIIEALKESALLAKESGSYPKFDLETILKSPFLIENSDEEVMELIKKYGLRNSQLLTIAPTGSIGTMLQISTGIEPNFAFSYTRKTESLHGEDVFYEVFAPIARRYMERYDIQNVEDLPESFITAQNLDPVERLEMQAAWQNRIDASISSTVNLINKTTTEEVENIYLKAWELGLKGVTVYRSGCAREGILTLEDEAAEETAKLSRGELKRIAEDTIYYPKNLRIGCGKLKVMIGYSPSENKIQDLYVIRSGSGGCEKNIQAVAIFMSGMLRLGGNLFMLEKSIEGISGCPAFAGGNAVGRKLSKGDTCPLAILNILKEFEDEMGLKDYEAAQVFIKQKEEKFNEEVDELHRHEAICPECGEKLEISGGCYSCRACGYSKCD is encoded by the coding sequence TTGAATGAGATTAAGTGGTTAGGAGAAGAAAATATTTTAGGTCAGGATATTTGGAGAAAAAAATATAAATATAATGATGAAACTTTTAAAGAGTGGTTGGACAGAATTTCCAATGATGATCCTTTATTGAAGGAAGCTATAGTTAATAAAGAATTTATTTTTGCAGGCAGAATATTAGCTAATAGAGGGCTGCATAAGTTAGGGAGAAAGATAACTTATTCAAACTGTTATGTATTAACTCCTCCAGAAGACAATTTAGAGTCGATATTTGAAACAGCTAAAAAATTGGCTCGTACTTTTTCCTACGGTGGTGGATGTGGGATCGATATATCCAATCTGAGACCCAGGGGAACTACAGTTAATAATTCGGCTATGGAAACCACAGGCTCAGTTTCTTTTATGGATCTATATAACCTTACTACTGAGATCATAGGACAAAATGGAAGAAGGGGGGCACTAATGCTGTCCCTTTCCATAGATCACCCGGATATTTGTGATTTTATAAAGATAAAGGGAGATCTTTCAAAAGTCCAGAAAGCCAATATCTCTGTCCGAATGACCGATGAATTTATGGAGAAAGTGAAAAAAGATGAATTATTTACATTAAAATTTGAAGTTTTGGATACAGATCAGGTTGTGGAAAAAGAAGTTAGAGCTAAAGAGTTATTCAAAGAATTAGCACGTCAAAATTGGAATTATGCTGAACCAGGGATGTTATTTTGGGATAGAATATCCAACTGGAATCTTCTCAGTGAAGATGAAAATTTTGAATTTGCAGGAACCAATCCCTGTGCAGAAGAACCTCTTCCTGCTGGTGGAAGCTGTTTATTGGGTTCACTGATTCTTCCTAGTTTTCTAAATGAAAGAAAAGATGAATTTGATTTTGAAAGATTAAAAAAAGCTGTAAGGATAGGAGTAAGAGCGCTCAATAATGTTTTAGATGAAGGTTTACCCTTACATCCATTAGAAGAGCAAAGGGAGTCTGTAGCCGACTGGAGGCAGATAGGATTAGGAATTTTAGGAGTAGGAGACCTGCTTATCCACCTGGATCTCAGATATGGTTCTCCTGAATCTATAGAATTTTGTGATACTCTGGGGAAAATTATTATTATTGAAGCCCTCAAAGAGAGTGCCCTCCTTGCGAAAGAAAGTGGAAGTTATCCTAAATTTGATTTAGAAACAATTTTAAAGTCACCATTTTTAATTGAAAACTCCGATGAAGAAGTTATGGAATTGATTAAAAAATATGGATTAAGAAATTCCCAGCTGCTTACCATAGCTCCTACAGGATCTATCGGCACTATGCTGCAAATAAGTACCGGGATTGAACCTAACTTTGCTTTTTCCTATACAAGAAAGACAGAGAGTCTGCATGGGGAAGATGTATTTTATGAAGTTTTTGCTCCCATTGCCAGGAGATATATGGAAAGGTATGATATCCAAAATGTAGAAGATCTCCCTGAATCCTTTATAACAGCTCAAAATTTAGACCCTGTTGAAAGACTGGAGATGCAGGCTGCCTGGCAGAACAGAATAGATGCCAGTATCTCTTCTACTGTAAATCTGATAAATAAAACTACCACAGAAGAGGTTGAAAATATATATCTAAAAGCCTGGGAATTAGGACTAAAAGGAGTTACTGTCTACAGGTCTGGATGTGCCCGGGAAGGAATCCTCACATTGGAGGATGAGGCGGCAGAGGAAACCGCAAAACTATCCAGGGGAGAGTTGAAAAGGATAGCTGAAGATACGATATATTACCCTAAAAATTTACGAATTGGCTGTGGAAAATTAAAGGTGATGATTGGATATTCTCCAAGTGAAAACAAGATCCAGGATCTGTATGTAATAAGGAGCGGATCTGGAGGTTGTGAAAAAAACATTCAAGCTGTAGCCATATTTATGTCAGGGATGCTGAGGTTAGGAGGAAATTTATTTATGCTGGAAAAATCCATTGAAGGTATCAGCGGCTGTCCTGCTTTTGCCGGGGGAAATGCTGTAGGAAGAAAACTATCTAAGGGTGATACCTGTCCACTTGCGATCCTGAATATATTAAAGGAATTTGAAGATGAGATGGGGTTAAAAGATTATGAAGCAGCACAGGTTTTTATAAAGCAGAAAGAAGAGAAGTTCAATGAAGAAGTTGATGAACTACACAGGCATGAGGCAATCTGCCCTGAATGTGGGGAAAAATTGGAGATCTCTGGAGGATGTTATTCCTGCAGAGCTTGTGGATATTCAAAATGTGATTAA
- a CDS encoding tyrosine-type recombinase/integrase, with protein sequence MDIGQLDALRKKLEENKDDVVISILLEDKIKELEKQLKKGKKKRSVNREIKYLTNKEFDKLMLSFEEAEKLFFLDKKKQKFKFFKRDKLIFLLAYECGLRASEISNLKKEDFHENSKELFCRRLKGSRNNTIRLTRDTSRLLSEYIGYENNSNHIFLSRKSTPLSRQHLTRLCKKYFDLADIPKEKQHFHTLKHTAGVHLADCGLDIKEVQYILGHRNVENTMIYFDFTSKQQEVLYGKLGRD encoded by the coding sequence ATGGATATAGGTCAATTGGATGCTCTGAGGAAAAAACTTGAAGAAAATAAAGATGATGTGGTAATCAGTATCTTACTGGAAGATAAGATAAAGGAACTTGAAAAACAGCTGAAAAAAGGGAAAAAGAAAAGATCTGTAAATAGGGAAATTAAATATTTGACCAATAAAGAATTTGACAAATTAATGTTATCTTTTGAAGAAGCTGAAAAATTATTTTTCCTGGATAAAAAGAAACAAAAGTTTAAATTTTTTAAAAGAGATAAATTAATTTTTCTCCTTGCTTACGAATGCGGACTGAGAGCAAGTGAAATTTCTAACTTAAAGAAGGAGGATTTTCATGAGAACAGCAAGGAATTATTTTGCAGAAGGTTGAAGGGGAGTAGGAATAATACCATCCGTTTAACCAGAGATACAAGCAGATTATTAAGTGAGTATATCGGTTATGAAAACAATTCAAATCATATATTTTTAAGTAGAAAATCGACACCTTTAAGCCGCCAGCATCTCACGAGGTTATGTAAAAAATATTTTGATTTGGCAGATATACCAAAAGAAAAACAACACTTTCATACCTTAAAACATACAGCAGGGGTTCATTTAGCTGATTGCGGATTAGATATAAAGGAAGTCCAGTACATTTTAGGCCACAGAAATGTAGAAAACACCATGATTTATTTCGATTTCACATCTAAACAACAAGAAGTTTTATATGGTAAATTAGGGAGAGATTAA
- a CDS encoding HU family DNA-binding protein → MTKKEFVALFAERGNFESKAEAERKLDTFMTTVEEVLLNGDEVNFIGWGKFEVVARAERKGRNPKTGEEITIPAKKAVKFKAGKKLNDKMN, encoded by the coding sequence ATGACTAAAAAAGAATTCGTAGCATTATTTGCAGAGAGAGGAAATTTTGAATCTAAGGCAGAGGCTGAAAGAAAATTAGATACATTCATGACAACTGTTGAGGAAGTATTATTAAACGGCGATGAAGTTAACTTTATCGGATGGGGAAAATTTGAAGTAGTTGCAAGAGCTGAAAGAAAAGGAAGAAATCCTAAAACTGGTGAAGAGATCACTATTCCTGCAAAGAAAGCTGTTAAGTTTAAAGCTGGAAAAAAATTAAACGACAAGATGAACTAA
- the pyrF gene encoding orotidine-5'-phosphate decarboxylase, whose protein sequence is MKLKAKDRLIVALDYKTLDEVKDIVNEIGDAVSTYKVGLELFLNTRGEAVDYLHSIDKKVFLDLKFHDIPNTTTMASMFANKQEVFMFNVHAGGGPTMMRSVADMLKENSSDSIAIAVTVLTSFTEEEAAAHFKSDLNISGLANHWAIETKESGLHGVVCSPLEAKKIKELCGENFYTICPGVRPLWAASNDQKRIMTPKIAVENGADFLVVGRPITKSENPVHAAKLILEEIEAGLKIINS, encoded by the coding sequence ATGAAATTAAAAGCTAAAGACAGGTTGATAGTAGCATTAGATTATAAAACATTAGATGAGGTAAAAGATATAGTAAATGAAATTGGAGATGCCGTATCTACATATAAGGTAGGATTAGAATTATTTTTAAACACTCGTGGAGAAGCGGTAGATTACCTGCATAGTATAGATAAAAAAGTATTTTTAGATCTGAAATTTCATGATATTCCAAACACAACAACTATGGCATCGATGTTTGCAAATAAGCAAGAGGTATTTATGTTTAATGTCCATGCAGGCGGGGGGCCTACAATGATGAGATCAGTTGCAGATATGTTAAAAGAAAATAGCTCCGATTCAATAGCAATAGCAGTGACTGTATTGACATCATTCACAGAGGAAGAGGCGGCAGCCCACTTTAAAAGTGATTTAAACATCAGTGGATTAGCCAATCACTGGGCAATAGAAACTAAGGAATCAGGATTACACGGAGTAGTGTGTTCCCCATTGGAAGCCAAGAAAATAAAGGAACTTTGTGGAGAAAACTTCTACACAATCTGCCCGGGAGTAAGACCATTATGGGCAGCTTCAAATGACCAAAAGAGAATCATGACTCCTAAAATAGCTGTTGAAAATGGGGCTGATTTCTTGGTGGTAGGCAGACCAATAACTAAATCAGAAAATCCTGTCCATGCAGCTAAATTAATTTTAGAAGAAATAGAGGCAGGGTTAAAAATAATTAACAGTTAA
- the aroQ gene encoding type II 3-dehydroquinate dehydratase, whose product MKILVINGPNINMLGIREKKIYGNLSYPKLIEMIEEKSKELKIQIECFQNNIEGEIINKIQSAYAEYDGIIINPAAYTHYSIAILDAIKSVSIPTIEVHLSNIHSREEFRHRSVTASACIGQISGFGPYGYLMALDYFKEMGVINE is encoded by the coding sequence ATGAAAATTTTAGTTATAAATGGTCCCAATATAAATATGCTGGGAATCAGGGAAAAAAAAATATATGGAAATCTGTCATATCCTAAATTAATAGAGATGATAGAAGAAAAATCTAAAGAATTAAAGATACAAATTGAGTGTTTTCAAAATAATATTGAGGGTGAAATAATAAATAAAATTCAAAGTGCATATGCTGAATATGATGGTATTATAATCAATCCCGCAGCATATACTCACTATAGTATTGCCATCCTGGATGCAATTAAATCCGTTTCAATCCCGACAATAGAAGTTCACCTCAGTAATATTCATTCTAGAGAAGAATTCAGACATCGGTCTGTTACAGCTTCTGCCTGTATAGGTCAGATATCTGGATTTGGTCCTTATGGGTACCTTATGGCACTAGACTATTTTAAAGAGATGGGAGTCATTAATGAATAA